From Thermodesulfobacteriota bacterium, a single genomic window includes:
- the rplP gene encoding 50S ribosomal protein L16, translating into MLSPKKVKYRKQQRGRMRGTRLCGTTLNFGEFGLQATECGMVTARQIEAARIAMTRYIKRTGKTWIRIFPDKPYTKKPAEVRMGKGKGLPEGWGAIVRPGKILYEMGGVSEEVAREALRLAAYKLSVKTKFVRWEELK; encoded by the coding sequence ATGTTAAGCCCTAAAAAGGTTAAATATAGAAAGCAGCAGCGGGGTAGAATGCGGGGTACCCGGCTGTGTGGTACGACATTGAATTTCGGCGAGTTCGGGTTGCAGGCGACGGAATGTGGAATGGTTACAGCCAGGCAAATCGAAGCGGCCCGTATTGCCATGACGCGGTATATTAAAAGAACCGGAAAAACATGGATACGTATTTTCCCTGATAAACCGTATACCAAAAAACCGGCTGAAGTGCGCATGGGAAAAGGAAAAGGCTTGCCGGAAGGATGGGGTGCCATCGTCCGACCCGGAAAAATCTTGTATGAAATGGGCGGTGTTTCCGAAGAAGTCGCCAGAGAAGCCCTGCGCCTTGCCGCATATAAACTTTCTGTAAAAACAAAGTTTGTAAGATGGGAAGAATTAAAATGA
- the rpsD gene encoding 30S ribosomal protein S4, with translation MGRYRESVCRLCRRENLKLFLKGDRCYSDKCAFDRRGYPPGEHGQSRAKFSPYGVQLREKQKVKRMYGLSELQFQLTFQKADRQKGITGTNLLVLLERRFDNVVYRLGFASSRVQARHFIRHNHFLVNGKKINIPSYLIKPGDLIEPVEKSRNIQAFSDSLAAVERRGIPQWLLLEKDKQKGVVRSIPAREDITIPIQEQLIVELYSK, from the coding sequence TTGGGAAGATATAGAGAGTCGGTTTGCAGACTTTGCAGGCGTGAAAACTTAAAATTGTTCCTCAAAGGAGATCGTTGCTATTCCGATAAGTGTGCCTTTGACCGTCGGGGATACCCGCCTGGTGAACATGGTCAGTCGCGTGCAAAATTCTCACCATACGGTGTTCAATTGCGTGAAAAGCAGAAAGTCAAGCGCATGTATGGGCTGTCTGAACTTCAGTTTCAGTTGACATTTCAGAAGGCTGACCGTCAGAAAGGAATCACCGGCACCAATCTTCTTGTCCTCTTGGAGCGCAGATTTGATAATGTGGTTTATCGTTTGGGGTTTGCCAGTTCAAGAGTCCAGGCTAGGCATTTCATCAGGCATAACCATTTCCTGGTTAATGGGAAAAAAATCAACATTCCGTCCTACCTGATTAAACCCGGCGACCTTATCGAACCTGTGGAGAAAAGCCGTAATATCCAGGCGTTTTCCGATTCGCTTGCCGCTGTTGAACGCCGCGGCATTCCTCAATGGCTGTTGCTCGAAAAAGACAAACAGAAGGGCGTGGTGCGGAGTATACCGGCCCGCGAGGACATTACCATTCCCATTCAAGAACAGTTGATCGTTGAACTGTACTCCAAATAG
- the rpsK gene encoding 30S ribosomal protein S11 gives MAKGSQEKKTVKKNIASGVVHIQSTFNNTIITITDTAGNVIAWSSAGGRGFKGARKSTPFAAQMASEDAVKKAMTQGMKNVEVYVKGPGPGRESALRALQTAGLTITTIKDVTPIPHNGCRPPKRRRV, from the coding sequence ATGGCTAAAGGGTCGCAAGAAAAGAAAACGGTAAAAAAGAATATAGCATCCGGTGTGGTGCATATTCAGTCAACCTTTAATAATACCATCATAACGATAACGGATACCGCCGGCAATGTAATTGCCTGGTCCTCTGCCGGTGGACGGGGCTTCAAGGGGGCAAGAAAAAGTACGCCCTTTGCCGCGCAAATGGCCTCCGAAGATGCCGTCAAGAAGGCCATGACGCAGGGGATGAAAAACGTTGAGGTATATGTGAAGGGGCCCGGACCCGGGAGAGAGTCCGCCCTGCGAGCTTTGCAGACGGCCGGGCTGACTATTACAACCATAAAAGATGTTACACCTATTCCCCACAATGGGTGCCGTCCCCCCAAACGGCGGCGGGTATAA
- a CDS encoding type Z 30S ribosomal protein S14: MAKTALMIKAAQKPKFSARQYNRCPLCGRPRGFLRKFGICRICFRELASSGKLPGVTKSSW; encoded by the coding sequence TTGGCAAAAACAGCCCTTATGATCAAGGCGGCGCAGAAACCCAAATTCAGCGCCAGGCAGTATAACAGATGTCCGCTATGCGGACGTCCCAGAGGGTTTTTGCGGAAATTCGGGATCTGTCGTATCTGTTTCAGGGAACTGGCTTCAAGCGGGAAGCTGCCTGGAGTGACCAAATCAAGCTGGTAG
- the rpsH gene encoding 30S ribosomal protein S8, with translation MSINDPIADMLTRIRNAGKARHNRVDIPGSKINEGVAAILKQQGYIKNYKFIKDGKQGVLRVYLKFDKAQNHAIYGLVRVSKTGRRIYTKRKDIVSVMNGTGIAILSTSKGLMTDKQAVQENIGGEILCTVW, from the coding sequence ATGTCGATAAATGATCCCATTGCGGATATGCTGACGCGAATTCGAAATGCCGGCAAAGCCAGGCATAACCGTGTTGATATACCCGGCTCAAAGATAAACGAAGGGGTTGCGGCCATACTCAAGCAGCAGGGGTATATTAAGAATTACAAGTTTATCAAGGACGGGAAACAGGGCGTGCTGAGGGTGTATCTGAAATTTGACAAGGCGCAGAATCATGCCATTTACGGACTGGTGCGGGTAAGTAAAACAGGCCGTCGGATTTATACGAAACGTAAAGACATCGTTTCGGTGATGAATGGTACCGGAATTGCGATTCTGTCGACATCCAAGGGATTAATGACGGATAAGCAGGCGGTTCAGGAAAATATCGGTGGCGAAATTCTCTGTACTGTCTGGTAG
- the rpmD gene encoding 50S ribosomal protein L30 translates to MSGILHITLTKSMIGRPEKHRKVLRAMGLTKVNRTVCLQDTPSVQGMINKVSHLVTVKENVDETK, encoded by the coding sequence ATGTCTGGGATATTGCATATCACGTTGACAAAAAGCATGATCGGCAGACCCGAAAAGCATCGCAAGGTATTACGGGCTATGGGTCTTACCAAAGTTAATAGGACCGTTTGTCTTCAGGATACACCGTCTGTGCAAGGTATGATCAATAAGGTTTCTCATCTTGTGACGGTAAAGGAGAACGTGGATGAGACTAAATGA
- the rplE gene encoding 50S ribosomal protein L5 has product MMSSKDYYINEVVPKLKERLGYKNPMQVPKLEKIVLNMGLGEAINNIKILDSAVEELRAIAGQQPVIRRSKKSIAAFKLRQGMPVGCMVTLRKKRMYDFYNKLVNIALPRVRDFRGVSATAFDGRGNYTIGMKEQIVFPEIDYDKIDKIKGLNITIVTTAKTDDEARELLREMGMPFKS; this is encoded by the coding sequence GTGATGTCATCGAAAGATTACTACATCAATGAGGTAGTGCCCAAGCTGAAAGAACGCTTGGGTTACAAAAACCCAATGCAGGTGCCGAAACTGGAAAAAATTGTTCTCAACATGGGACTGGGTGAGGCGATTAATAATATCAAAATTCTGGACTCTGCCGTGGAGGAGTTACGGGCAATTGCCGGTCAGCAACCGGTTATCCGGCGCTCGAAAAAATCAATCGCGGCTTTTAAGCTCAGGCAGGGGATGCCCGTCGGATGTATGGTGACACTGCGCAAAAAACGGATGTACGATTTTTACAATAAACTGGTAAATATCGCTTTGCCGCGGGTTCGAGACTTCCGGGGTGTTTCAGCGACCGCTTTTGATGGCCGGGGCAATTATACCATCGGCATGAAAGAGCAGATCGTGTTTCCTGAAATTGACTACGACAAAATTGACAAGATCAAGGGATTGAATATCACGATTGTAACCACCGCCAAGACCGATGATGAAGCCAGAGAGTTGTTGCGGGAAATGGGAATGCCGTTTAAGAGCTAA
- a CDS encoding DNA-directed RNA polymerase subunit alpha, producing MYMNWREIIRPEKIQVETATPFYGKFVCEPLARGFGITIGNALRRIMLSSLHGAAITSVKIEGVMHEYSTIEGVLEDVSEVILNLKEVRLKTATAAPKEIIIDVQSEGVVTAGDIVSPDGQVEILNPEAHLATLSEGARLKMVMTVKVGKGFSLAESNRDDSAPTGTIPIDSVFTPVRRVSYVVGNARVKQKTDYDKLTMEVHTDGSVLPEDAVSFAAKILKEQMNVFINFDESAEPEYSKKDEGGEGKEFNENLHRSVNELELSVRSSNCLKNAKIDKIYQLVQKTEAEMLKTKNFGRKSLNEIKELLSEMGLSLGMNLEGFQPREDENSDKGE from the coding sequence ATGTACATGAATTGGCGGGAGATCATCAGGCCCGAAAAGATTCAGGTGGAGACTGCCACTCCTTTTTATGGAAAATTTGTTTGTGAACCCCTGGCGCGCGGTTTTGGAATCACGATCGGTAATGCGTTGCGGCGAATCATGCTTTCTTCGTTGCACGGTGCTGCTATCACATCCGTAAAGATAGAAGGTGTGATGCACGAGTATTCAACCATCGAGGGGGTTCTGGAGGATGTTTCGGAAGTTATCTTGAATTTGAAAGAAGTACGTCTGAAAACCGCTACCGCCGCTCCCAAAGAAATTATTATTGATGTGCAAAGCGAGGGGGTTGTTACGGCAGGAGACATCGTTAGCCCTGACGGTCAGGTCGAAATTCTTAATCCCGAGGCACATCTCGCGACTCTGTCCGAAGGCGCCAGGCTGAAAATGGTGATGACGGTTAAAGTGGGAAAGGGATTCTCTCTGGCGGAATCGAACAGAGATGACAGCGCTCCGACTGGCACGATCCCCATTGATTCTGTTTTTACTCCTGTCCGGCGGGTCAGTTATGTTGTCGGGAACGCCAGGGTTAAGCAGAAAACCGATTATGATAAATTGACGATGGAAGTCCATACGGATGGCAGTGTTTTACCGGAAGACGCGGTTTCGTTTGCGGCCAAGATTCTTAAAGAGCAGATGAATGTTTTTATTAATTTTGATGAGAGCGCGGAACCTGAATATTCCAAAAAGGATGAGGGCGGTGAAGGCAAGGAGTTCAATGAGAATCTCCATCGAAGTGTTAATGAACTGGAACTGTCAGTAAGGAGTTCCAATTGTCTCAAAAACGCCAAAATCGACAAGATTTATCAGTTGGTACAAAAAACTGAAGCTGAAATGCTCAAGACGAAAAACTTCGGGAGAAAATCATTAAACGAAATTAAGGAATTGCTTTCTGAAATGGGCCTTTCGCTGGGGATGAACCTGGAAGGTTTCCAGCCGCGGGAAGACGAGAATAGTGATAAAGGGGAATAA
- the rplX gene encoding 50S ribosomal protein L24, producing MLREKLNIKKNDKVKILSGKDKGKIGKVLSVNAKKNKVLVENINMMKHHRRPNVQLRQGGIIEKEVAIHRAKVMLMCNKCVKPARIKIKQLEDGAKVRMCARCNETID from the coding sequence ATGCTGCGCGAAAAATTGAACATAAAGAAAAACGACAAGGTGAAAATTCTATCCGGCAAAGACAAGGGGAAGATCGGTAAAGTGCTTTCCGTTAACGCCAAGAAAAACAAGGTCTTGGTTGAAAACATCAATATGATGAAGCATCATCGGCGACCCAATGTGCAGTTACGTCAAGGCGGTATTATCGAAAAAGAGGTCGCCATCCATCGGGCCAAGGTGATGTTGATGTGTAATAAATGCGTTAAGCCCGCCCGGATCAAGATCAAGCAACTGGAGGATGGCGCAAAAGTCCGGATGTGCGCAAGGTGTAACGAAACTATTGATTGA
- the secY gene encoding preprotein translocase subunit SecY translates to MFGSGYQNIFKIPELKKRILFTLALLAVYRIGVQIPTPGINATILAQIFGQYKGGMLGMFNMFSGGALENLSIFALGIMPYISAAIIIELLTVAVPHLEQLKKEGEQGRKKLTQYTRYGTVLLSIIQGFLIAVGLEKMGAVIDPGWGFRLMTIITLTAGTAFIMWLGEQITERGIGNGISLIICAGIVARMPAAVANTSRLMITGDMGIFGLIILLVVMVCVVGVIIFVEQGQRRIPIQYAKRVVGRRMYGGQSTHLPLKINTSGVIPPIFASSIMMFPATMAGFVPVAFIQNLSSVLMPGGVLYEIFYVALIFFFCYFYTAVTFKPDDVAENLKKQGGYIPGIRPGKRTADYIDKVLTRITLGGAVYVSAICVLPSILMTRFNIPFYFGGTALLIVVQVMVDTTAQMESHMIQRNYEGFLKKRVARTR, encoded by the coding sequence ATGTTTGGCAGCGGTTACCAGAATATATTCAAGATACCGGAACTCAAGAAGCGTATTCTGTTCACGCTGGCGCTTCTGGCGGTTTATCGTATCGGCGTTCAGATCCCAACGCCGGGCATCAATGCCACTATTTTGGCTCAGATTTTTGGCCAGTACAAAGGCGGCATGCTGGGTATGTTTAACATGTTTTCCGGCGGCGCCCTGGAAAACCTGTCTATTTTTGCGCTGGGTATTATGCCGTATATCAGTGCCGCCATCATTATAGAATTGCTGACCGTGGCCGTTCCCCATCTGGAGCAGTTAAAAAAGGAAGGGGAGCAGGGTAGAAAAAAACTCACCCAGTATACCCGGTACGGCACCGTACTATTAAGTATTATTCAGGGCTTTCTGATCGCTGTGGGCCTGGAGAAAATGGGGGCGGTAATTGATCCGGGGTGGGGTTTTCGCTTAATGACGATTATTACCCTGACCGCGGGAACAGCCTTTATCATGTGGCTGGGTGAGCAGATCACTGAACGCGGCATCGGTAATGGTATCTCGTTGATCATATGCGCCGGAATTGTCGCGCGAATGCCGGCTGCCGTAGCCAATACATCCCGGCTGATGATTACCGGTGATATGGGAATTTTCGGACTAATTATACTTCTTGTTGTGATGGTCTGTGTGGTCGGTGTTATCATTTTTGTGGAGCAGGGACAACGCCGCATACCGATTCAATATGCGAAGCGGGTGGTGGGTAGAAGGATGTACGGCGGACAAAGCACCCATCTTCCTTTAAAAATAAACACGTCCGGCGTTATCCCCCCCATATTCGCCTCGTCCATCATGATGTTTCCCGCCACCATGGCCGGTTTTGTTCCGGTTGCCTTTATTCAGAACCTTTCTTCGGTTCTAATGCCCGGTGGGGTGCTTTATGAGATTTTTTATGTAGCGCTGATTTTTTTCTTCTGCTATTTCTACACGGCCGTTACGTTCAAGCCGGATGATGTCGCTGAAAACCTGAAAAAGCAGGGCGGCTATATCCCAGGAATAAGGCCCGGGAAAAGGACGGCGGATTATATTGACAAGGTTTTGACGCGTATAACCCTGGGCGGGGCAGTTTATGTTTCAGCGATTTGCGTGCTTCCTTCAATATTGATGACTCGTTTCAATATCCCGTTCTATTTTGGTGGAACGGCGCTGTTGATTGTTGTCCAGGTCATGGTAGATACCACTGCTCAGATGGAATCTCACATGATCCAGAGAAACTATGAAGGATTTTTGAAAAAAAGAGTGGCCAGGACTCGGTAG
- the rplR gene encoding 50S ribosomal protein L18 gives MSTVNKKMQLRQRRKNRIRKKIFGTTERPRLSVFRSARHVFAQIIDDTRGHTFVVASTNEKAVKENLEIAGKKKSERANYVGRLAAQRALEKGITAVVFDRGGFLYHGRVKAVLEGAREAGLKC, from the coding sequence ATGAGTACCGTAAATAAAAAAATGCAGTTGAGGCAAAGACGGAAGAACAGAATTCGGAAGAAAATCTTCGGCACGACGGAGCGTCCCAGGTTAAGTGTTTTCAGGAGCGCCCGACATGTCTTCGCCCAGATTATCGACGATACCAGAGGCCATACATTCGTTGTCGCATCAACCAACGAAAAGGCTGTTAAAGAAAATCTGGAGATCGCCGGTAAAAAGAAATCCGAACGGGCCAATTATGTGGGCAGACTGGCAGCGCAGCGTGCTCTGGAAAAAGGAATAACCGCGGTAGTCTTTGACCGGGGCGGTTTCTTGTATCATGGCAGAGTGAAAGCCGTTCTGGAAGGGGCTCGCGAAGCAGGTTTGAAGTGCTGA
- the rplN gene encoding 50S ribosomal protein L14, producing MIRVETRLKVADNSGAKIVYCIKVLGGSRRKVATIGDVIVVSVKEAVPNSKVKKGDVLKAVIVRTKKEIRRPDGSFIRFDDNSAVLIAENREPLGTRIFGPVARELRAKKFMKIISLAPEVL from the coding sequence ATGATCCGGGTTGAAACAAGGCTGAAAGTTGCTGACAATTCCGGCGCTAAGATTGTTTATTGTATTAAAGTGCTGGGAGGTTCCAGGAGGAAAGTCGCCACCATCGGAGATGTTATTGTCGTCTCCGTCAAGGAAGCGGTTCCGAACTCAAAAGTCAAAAAAGGGGATGTGCTGAAGGCGGTGATTGTCAGAACCAAAAAAGAGATTAGAAGACCGGACGGATCCTTTATCCGGTTTGATGATAACTCAGCCGTCTTGATCGCTGAAAACAGAGAACCGCTGGGCACCCGTATTTTCGGGCCTGTTGCCAGGGAATTGCGGGCCAAAAAGTTTATGAAGATAATATCACTGGCGCCTGAAGTGCTGTAA
- the rpmC gene encoding 50S ribosomal protein L29: protein MIAKDIRSLSVEEMKTKLIELEEAYFNLRFRHETGQLEKTSALKQARKDIARVKTELSRNINP, encoded by the coding sequence ATGATAGCCAAGGATATCAGATCATTAAGCGTTGAAGAGATGAAAACGAAACTCATCGAATTGGAAGAGGCTTATTTCAATTTGCGTTTTCGCCACGAAACGGGGCAGTTGGAAAAAACCAGCGCTTTGAAACAGGCCCGAAAAGATATTGCCCGAGTGAAAACCGAGTTGAGCAGGAACATCAATCCTTAA
- the rpsM gene encoding 30S ribosomal protein S13, whose product MARIAGVDLPKNKRVEIGLTYIYGIGRSAARKILDLVNINHDTKVNQLTETEINDIRTVITNDFKVEGELRTELSMNIKRLMDLGAYRGLRHRKSLPVRGQRTSTNARTRKGPRRAAVKKKGIAGKK is encoded by the coding sequence TTGGCAAGAATCGCTGGGGTTGACTTACCAAAAAACAAGCGGGTTGAAATCGGGCTGACATACATATACGGCATCGGTCGTTCTGCGGCCAGAAAAATTCTGGACCTGGTGAACATTAACCATGATACCAAGGTAAATCAGTTGACCGAAACGGAAATAAATGACATCAGAACCGTTATTACCAATGACTTTAAGGTCGAGGGAGAGCTGCGGACCGAACTTTCCATGAATATAAAAAGGCTCATGGATCTTGGCGCTTACAGAGGGTTGCGGCATAGAAAGTCGCTGCCTGTTCGTGGACAGCGGACCAGCACCAATGCGCGAACCCGAAAAGGCCCGAGACGGGCTGCCGTAAAGAAAAAAGGCATTGCCGGTAAGAAATAA
- the rplQ gene encoding 50S ribosomal protein L17, protein MRHRKAGVKLGRTGSHRNAMFRNMVTSLLKHDRIQTTDTKAKELRRWVDHVITLAKRGDLHARRQALSIVRDKAVVHKLFDNAQELFGSRPGGYSRLIKLGRRAGDAAPMTMVELIIPEGKSADKKKKAKAAEQEASVSPKSDSGVDVSASSAKPSEVAVEKSADTAETASSPGAGTGAREE, encoded by the coding sequence ATGAGACATCGCAAAGCAGGCGTAAAGCTGGGAAGAACGGGTAGTCATCGTAATGCCATGTTTCGTAATATGGTTACGTCATTATTGAAGCATGATCGGATTCAGACCACCGATACCAAGGCCAAAGAGTTGAGAAGGTGGGTGGATCATGTCATTACGCTGGCCAAAAGAGGCGATCTGCATGCCAGGCGCCAGGCCCTATCCATTGTCAGAGACAAGGCGGTTGTGCATAAACTGTTTGACAATGCACAGGAGCTCTTCGGCAGCCGGCCAGGCGGCTATTCCCGCCTGATAAAGCTGGGTCGGCGGGCAGGTGATGCGGCTCCAATGACCATGGTTGAGCTGATTATTCCGGAAGGAAAGTCGGCGGATAAAAAGAAGAAAGCAAAAGCTGCGGAACAGGAGGCTTCGGTTTCGCCGAAATCCGATTCGGGCGTTGATGTGTCTGCGTCTTCGGCCAAACCATCGGAAGTCGCCGTTGAAAAGTCTGCAGATACAGCGGAAACGGCATCCTCCCCCGGTGCAGGAACAGGCGCCAGGGAGGAATAA
- the rplO gene encoding 50S ribosomal protein L15, whose product MRLNELSPARGSKKDKKRLGRGPGSGWGTTAGKGTKGENSRSGGGAAPGFEGGQMPIQRRLPKRGFTNIFAKRIAAVNIRDLAVFESGSVIDENQLREKGIVKNRADGIKLLGQGEVRHPLTVKVHQISQTARGKIESAGGTVEVIN is encoded by the coding sequence ATGAGACTAAATGAATTATCACCGGCCCGGGGATCGAAAAAGGACAAAAAACGTCTTGGCAGGGGACCGGGCTCCGGCTGGGGGACGACCGCCGGGAAAGGGACCAAAGGTGAAAACAGCCGGTCCGGCGGCGGCGCCGCTCCCGGCTTTGAAGGCGGTCAGATGCCGATTCAGCGTAGGCTCCCCAAACGGGGGTTTACCAATATTTTTGCTAAACGAATAGCTGCAGTCAATATTCGCGATCTGGCAGTCTTTGAAAGCGGCAGTGTAATTGACGAGAATCAATTGCGGGAAAAAGGAATCGTTAAGAATCGGGCTGACGGCATCAAACTGCTCGGGCAGGGTGAAGTCCGTCATCCACTTACCGTAAAAGTGCACCAGATCAGCCAAACCGCTCGTGGTAAGATCGAATCGGCCGGCGGAACTGTTGAGGTAATCAATTAA
- the infA gene encoding translation initiation factor IF-1 — MAKEEAIKVEGTVLETLPNAMFKVELENKHQVLAHISGKMRMYFIKILPGDKVTVELSPYDLTRGRITFRSK, encoded by the coding sequence ATGGCAAAAGAAGAAGCGATAAAGGTGGAAGGCACTGTTCTTGAAACATTGCCGAATGCCATGTTCAAGGTGGAACTTGAAAACAAACACCAGGTACTGGCGCATATATCCGGTAAAATGCGGATGTATTTTATTAAAATTCTGCCGGGTGATAAGGTGACGGTGGAGTTATCCCCATATGACCTTACCCGGGGGAGGATTACTTTTAGGTCGAAATAG
- the rpsQ gene encoding 30S ribosomal protein S17, with amino-acid sequence MKARGLKRRVEGIVVSDKMDKTVVVMVERLVKHAAYKKYVRRRTKFAAHDETNRCAVGDRVVITESRPLSRTKRWRVSDIVEKAV; translated from the coding sequence ATGAAAGCCAGAGGACTGAAAAGGCGGGTTGAGGGGATAGTGGTCAGCGACAAGATGGACAAAACTGTCGTGGTGATGGTAGAGCGTCTTGTTAAACATGCGGCTTACAAAAAATATGTCAGGCGCAGAACCAAATTCGCGGCGCATGATGAGACCAATCGTTGTGCTGTCGGCGATCGGGTTGTGATCACGGAGTCCCGACCGTTAAGCCGCACCAAGCGGTGGCGCGTGTCCGATATTGTTGAAAAGGCAGTTTGA
- the rpsE gene encoding 30S ribosomal protein S5, translating into MLKQDKQDKDEIQLIDNVVNIKRVSKVVKGGRKFHFSAVVVVGDGKGSVGYGLGKAAEVPEAIRKGAEKAKREMVSVSLVGGTIPYATTGKYGAGKVFLKPASKGTGVIAGGGVRAVLEAAGISDILTKCMGTRNAHNVVRATINGLQQLQSREQVAARRGITVEDL; encoded by the coding sequence TTGCTAAAACAGGATAAACAGGACAAAGACGAAATCCAGTTGATTGATAACGTTGTGAACATCAAGCGTGTATCCAAGGTCGTTAAAGGTGGACGCAAGTTCCATTTCAGCGCCGTGGTCGTTGTGGGTGACGGCAAAGGAAGTGTTGGGTACGGCCTGGGCAAAGCGGCTGAAGTCCCGGAAGCAATTCGTAAGGGCGCTGAAAAAGCAAAAAGGGAGATGGTTTCCGTGTCGCTGGTGGGTGGAACCATTCCTTATGCGACCACGGGAAAATATGGCGCCGGCAAGGTCTTCTTGAAACCGGCTTCAAAGGGAACAGGCGTAATCGCCGGCGGTGGCGTAAGGGCCGTACTGGAAGCCGCCGGAATCAGTGATATCCTGACCAAATGTATGGGAACGCGCAACGCTCACAATGTTGTCAGGGCGACTATAAACGGATTGCAGCAGCTTCAGAGCCGGGAGCAGGTAGCGGCTCGTCGGGGCATAACGGTAGAAGACCTGTAA
- the rplF gene encoding 50S ribosomal protein L6 — protein MARVGKKLIQIPDKVKVSYADKCITVTGSSGTLSRNLHQAVDLKIENNVISVTTVDNGRKTLAFQGMTRSLLCNMIEGVNKKFERSLEINGIGYKVEVKGNMVILNIGFSHPIEFALPEGVSGKVEKNVLTLSSIDKELLGNTAASIRKLKPPEPYKGRGIKYTDEHIQRKAGKTA, from the coding sequence ATGGCTCGAGTTGGGAAAAAGCTGATTCAAATACCGGATAAGGTAAAGGTTTCCTATGCCGACAAATGTATCACGGTGACAGGAAGCAGCGGGACCTTGTCGCGCAATTTGCACCAGGCTGTTGATCTGAAAATCGAAAACAATGTGATCAGCGTTACGACTGTTGATAACGGCCGGAAAACATTGGCGTTTCAGGGTATGACAAGATCACTGCTCTGCAATATGATAGAAGGCGTCAACAAAAAGTTCGAACGCAGCCTTGAGATAAACGGGATTGGCTACAAGGTTGAGGTTAAGGGGAATATGGTTATTTTAAACATCGGGTTTTCCCATCCCATAGAATTTGCTCTGCCTGAAGGCGTTTCAGGTAAAGTTGAAAAAAATGTGCTCACTTTGTCCAGCATTGATAAGGAGTTGCTGGGGAACACCGCCGCGTCGATCAGAAAGCTCAAACCACCTGAGCCCTATAAGGGCAGGGGGATTAAATACACAGACGAGCATATTCAAAGAAAAGCCGGAAAGACAGCATAG
- the rpmJ gene encoding 50S ribosomal protein L36 produces MKVRASVKKMCRNCKVVRRKGVVRIICVNRRHNQRQG; encoded by the coding sequence ATGAAAGTAAGGGCATCAGTTAAAAAAATGTGCCGAAACTGTAAAGTGGTCCGGCGAAAAGGCGTGGTAAGAATTATCTGCGTTAATCGAAGGCATAATCAGAGACAGGGATAG